The sequence GGCTGACCGGCGGGCGCGTGGCCCTCGTCGTCAACGTCGCCAGCCGCTGCGGGCTCACCCCGCAGTACACCGGGCTCGAAGCGCTGCACGAGGAGCTCGCCGGTCGGGGCTTCACGGTGCTCGGCTTTCCCTGCAACCAGTTCATGGGCCAGGAGCCGGGTACGGCGGAGGAGATCGCCGAGTTCTGCTCGGCGACGTACGGCGTGACCTTCCCGCTGACCGAGAAGATCGAGGTGAACGGGCCCGGCCGCCATCCGATCTACCAGGCGCTGACCGAGACGGCGGACTCGACCGGAACCGCGGGTGACATCACCTGGAACTTCGAGAAGTTCGTCGTCGGCGCCGACGGCCGCGTACTAGGCCGTTTCCGTCCCGGAGTCGAGCCGGCCGACCCGGAGCTGCGCGCGACCATCGAGCAGGCGCTGTCCGCCTGACCGGAGCGCACCCGAACGAGCCGGACGGCTGAACGACGAGTACTGAACGGCGAGATGCCCGAGCCATGAGCGCTCGGACGGCGAGGTGCCTGAGCGGCGGCCGTGCCCCGGCGCGGCGCCGGTCAGGCCTGCTGACAGGCCGCGAGGCCGGTGAGACCGGCCGTCGGCCCGCCGGCACAGAGCTCGAACCAGACCTGCTTGCCGTGGCCCTCGTCGGGCGGCGGGTCCACCACGCCCCAGGCGCTCGCCAGCGTCGCGACCAGATGGATGCCGCGGCCCGACTCGTCGGACGGGTGGACCGTGCGCAGCACCGGATGCAGTGGGCTTCCGTCGCCGACGAAGAACCGGATCCGATCCGGGTGCGCGACCAGGGCGAGCTGCAGCGCCGTGAGCCGCCCGGCGAACCGGAC is a genomic window of Pseudofrankia inefficax containing:
- a CDS encoding glutathione peroxidase: MSDLLDLSVNTLGGEAATFGGLTGGRVALVVNVASRCGLTPQYTGLEALHEELAGRGFTVLGFPCNQFMGQEPGTAEEIAEFCSATYGVTFPLTEKIEVNGPGRHPIYQALTETADSTGTAGDITWNFEKFVVGADGRVLGRFRPGVEPADPELRATIEQALSA
- a CDS encoding ATP-binding protein, which encodes MADDLTARFDLLADTSAAGQARRLVSNLLAAWNRAEDVEVARLLISEVVTNAVRFAGRLTALQLALVAHPDRIRFFVGDGSPLHPVLRTVHPSDESGRGIHLVATLASAWGVVDPPPDEGHGKQVWFELCAGGPTAGLTGLAACQQA